One stretch of Syntrophales bacterium DNA includes these proteins:
- a CDS encoding metal-dependent hydrolase: protein MAAVKVKSLGHAGFQITSEKGKIIIVDPWLTGNPLAPCKPEEIVKADFVLVTHDHFDHVADAASIVKATGAVLIGAPETVGRLKQEAQIPEAQIVYGMGMNIGGTVKFDDIAVTMTQAFHSSQTASPVGYIIKLENGYTIYHAGDTGIFSSMKILGELYKIDLALLPIGSVFTMDPAQAAMAAKLLGTGKVIPMHYKTFPILEQDTSSFQQIMKKELPAVGVVTVEPGQEISVVSHKS, encoded by the coding sequence ATGGCAGCCGTGAAAGTTAAATCTCTTGGACATGCAGGCTTTCAGATCACCTCTGAAAAGGGGAAGATAATAATTGTAGATCCGTGGCTGACAGGAAATCCCCTTGCTCCCTGTAAACCTGAAGAGATTGTAAAGGCCGACTTTGTTTTGGTGACTCATGACCACTTCGACCACGTGGCAGATGCGGCGAGTATTGTTAAAGCCACCGGCGCTGTCCTGATCGGCGCTCCGGAGACGGTGGGGAGGCTGAAACAGGAGGCACAGATACCGGAGGCGCAAATCGTTTATGGCATGGGGATGAATATCGGTGGTACCGTAAAGTTCGATGACATTGCGGTAACAATGACCCAGGCCTTCCATTCTTCACAGACGGCATCTCCCGTAGGGTATATCATTAAACTCGAAAACGGTTATACCATCTATCATGCCGGGGACACAGGGATATTCTCTTCGATGAAAATTTTAGGGGAGCTCTATAAAATTGATCTGGCCCTTCTCCCCATAGGTAGTGTCTTTACCATGGACCCGGCACAGGCGGCGATGGCAGCAAAGCTTCTGGGAACAGGGAAGGTTATTCCCATGCATTACAAGACATTTCCCATTTTAGAACAGGATACTTCTTCCTTCCAACAGATAATGAAGAAGGAACTGCCGGCTGTTGGGGTTGTAACCGTTGAACCGGGTCAGGAAATTTCAGTCGTAAGTCATAAGTCATAA
- a CDS encoding electron transfer flavoprotein subunit alpha/FixB family protein, producing MKEHKGVWVFAEQRGGKLSDVGLELLGIGRKIADKQQEGLAAVLMGHKVKPLVDELGEYGADRVYLADNPLLEVYRSDAYGRLMQEMIQQYKPNILIMGATSIGADLAPRVAAKVNTGLSAHCVGFDVDDKGQFVGQVPGFGGAVMASVICPNHYPQMATARPGFFEKLERQKGRKTEAVNVDVKFKEEDLSIKVVGTFREEVKTRPLESADVVVAGGYGVGGKENWKLVEELAEVLGGGVGATRPPCDEGWADLEGQMIGQSGKTVRPSLYIGVGISGAMHHLVGIKDTKVVVAINKDPNAPIFQAADYGIVGDLCQIIPRLVEAMRVSF from the coding sequence ATGAAAGAGCATAAAGGTGTTTGGGTTTTTGCCGAGCAGAGGGGTGGGAAGTTAAGTGATGTCGGTCTGGAATTACTGGGAATTGGCCGAAAGATAGCCGATAAGCAGCAGGAAGGACTGGCGGCCGTACTCATGGGGCATAAGGTTAAACCTTTAGTTGATGAATTAGGAGAGTATGGGGCAGATAGAGTTTACCTTGCCGATAATCCTCTCCTCGAAGTTTATCGTAGCGATGCCTATGGTAGGCTGATGCAGGAGATGATCCAGCAATATAAACCTAATATACTTATTATGGGTGCGACAAGCATAGGGGCTGATCTGGCTCCCCGTGTGGCAGCCAAGGTTAACACGGGTTTGTCGGCTCATTGTGTTGGTTTTGATGTTGATGATAAGGGGCAGTTTGTGGGTCAGGTGCCGGGGTTTGGCGGTGCTGTTATGGCTTCGGTGATCTGTCCCAACCACTATCCCCAGATGGCCACTGCCCGGCCGGGCTTTTTCGAGAAGTTAGAGAGGCAGAAAGGTAGAAAGACGGAAGCGGTGAATGTGGACGTGAAGTTCAAGGAAGAGGATCTCAGCATAAAGGTGGTAGGGACCTTCAGGGAAGAGGTAAAAACCCGTCCTCTCGAGTCCGCTGATGTTGTTGTGGCCGGTGGATATGGAGTTGGCGGTAAGGAAAATTGGAAGTTAGTGGAAGAACTTGCCGAGGTACTCGGAGGGGGTGTTGGCGCCACGAGACCGCCTTGCGATGAAGGTTGGGCTGATCTGGAGGGACAGATGATCGGTCAGAGTGGTAAAACGGTGCGTCCCAGCCTTTACATCGGGGTGGGCATATCGGGTGCTATGCATCACCTGGTGGGAATAAAAGATACCAAGGTTGTCGTGGCGATCAATAAAGACCCCAATGCGCCTATCTTCCAGGCTGCCGATTACGGTATCGTGGGCGATCTATGCCAGATTATCCCCCGTTTGGTAGAGGCAATGCGGGTATCGTTTTGA
- a CDS encoding acetoacetate--CoA ligase, giving the protein MSRLLWRPSEKRSKSSNMYRFMLFINERYKQNFNDYNGLYGWSIDNIPDFWASMWDFAQIKASRGYDQVIDNPARMPGAKWFSGARLNFAENLLRVRDDSVALIGKGEDHDPVRMTYGKLYDEVARVARGLREIGVKAGDRVACFMPNIPETVVAMLAATSLGAVWSSCSPDFGIKGVLDRFGQIKPRVLFVANGYFFKGKSFDSLGRIASIVKELPSIEKVVVVPYTEKEPDISNLPNAVHYQDFKSSSDNLVFEQLPFDHPLYIMFTSGTTGLPKCMAQGTGGILINHLKELLLHTNLKREDTIFYFTTCGWMMWNWVVSALAVGARVVLFDGSPFYPNPGALWKMAQDEKITIFGTSAGYIAALMNEGVKPGKEYDLSPLTTILSTGSPLSEEGFAYIYREVKQDVQLSSISGGSDINGCFALGNPMGPVYSGELQCRGLGMKVEAWNEVGKPVINQQGELVCTAPSPSMPLYFWDDPDNKKYLAAYFEMYPGIWRHGDYVLINERGGVVIYGRSDATLNPGGVRIGTAEIYRQVENMEEVQDSIVVGQNWKNDVRIVLFVQMAEGFDLTEEIKDKIRGRIRTGASPRHVPAKIIAVPEIPYTLNMKKVELSVKKTIEGKAVQNRDALKNPEALDYYVDLKELQED; this is encoded by the coding sequence ATGTCGAGGCTATTATGGAGGCCTTCGGAGAAGCGCAGCAAGAGCAGCAATATGTATCGCTTCATGTTATTTATCAATGAGAGATACAAGCAAAATTTCAACGACTATAATGGTCTCTATGGGTGGTCAATTGATAATATCCCTGATTTCTGGGCTTCCATGTGGGATTTTGCGCAGATCAAGGCCTCCAGGGGCTACGATCAGGTTATTGACAATCCGGCCCGGATGCCCGGGGCAAAGTGGTTTTCCGGAGCCCGCCTCAATTTTGCCGAGAATCTACTCCGTGTAAGGGATGATTCTGTGGCCCTTATCGGGAAGGGGGAGGATCATGATCCGGTAAGGATGACATACGGAAAACTTTACGATGAAGTGGCAAGGGTAGCCAGAGGCTTGAGAGAGATCGGAGTCAAGGCCGGGGACCGCGTAGCCTGTTTCATGCCCAACATACCGGAGACGGTTGTGGCCATGCTTGCCGCAACGAGCCTGGGGGCTGTCTGGTCTTCCTGTTCCCCTGATTTCGGGATCAAGGGTGTCCTCGATCGTTTCGGCCAGATTAAGCCAAGGGTCCTCTTTGTTGCCAACGGCTATTTCTTCAAAGGTAAGAGCTTTGATTCCCTCGGGCGCATCGCCAGTATTGTTAAAGAACTCCCCTCCATCGAGAAGGTCGTCGTCGTTCCGTATACAGAAAAAGAACCCGATATCAGCAATCTACCCAATGCCGTCCATTATCAGGATTTCAAATCATCGTCGGATAATCTTGTCTTTGAGCAGTTGCCCTTTGACCATCCCCTCTACATCATGTTTACCTCCGGTACCACGGGCCTTCCCAAGTGCATGGCGCAGGGCACCGGCGGTATCCTGATCAACCATTTAAAGGAATTGCTGCTCCATACGAATCTGAAACGGGAGGACACCATCTTTTACTTTACCACCTGTGGCTGGATGATGTGGAACTGGGTGGTGAGTGCCCTTGCCGTGGGTGCCAGGGTGGTTCTCTTCGACGGCAGTCCCTTCTACCCCAACCCCGGCGCCCTCTGGAAGATGGCCCAGGACGAAAAGATAACGATCTTCGGCACCAGCGCAGGTTATATCGCCGCCCTGATGAATGAAGGTGTAAAACCCGGTAAAGAGTATGACCTGTCGCCTCTGACAACTATCCTTTCCACGGGGTCTCCCCTTTCCGAAGAGGGCTTTGCCTATATCTACAGAGAAGTAAAACAGGATGTTCAGTTGTCATCTATATCAGGTGGATCGGATATTAACGGTTGTTTTGCCCTCGGCAACCCCATGGGGCCGGTCTACTCTGGGGAATTGCAGTGCAGGGGTCTGGGGATGAAAGTGGAGGCGTGGAACGAAGTGGGGAAACCGGTAATCAATCAACAGGGGGAACTCGTCTGTACCGCCCCCTCTCCCTCCATGCCCCTCTATTTCTGGGATGACCCGGATAACAAGAAGTACCTGGCCGCCTATTTTGAGATGTACCCCGGCATCTGGAGGCATGGGGACTATGTCCTCATCAATGAAAGGGGTGGTGTGGTGATTTACGGCCGCTCGGATGCTACCCTGAATCCCGGCGGGGTTCGTATCGGTACCGCCGAGATCTACCGGCAGGTGGAAAACATGGAGGAGGTACAGGACAGCATTGTGGTGGGACAGAACTGGAAAAACGATGTCCGCATCGTCCTCTTTGTCCAGATGGCAGAAGGCTTTGATTTGACGGAAGAAATCAAGGACAAAATCAGAGGGCGGATCAGGACGGGTGCATCTCCCAGACACGTACCGGCAAAGATCATTGCCGTACCGGAGATACCCTATACCCTCAATATGAAAAAGGTGGAACTCTCGGTGAAAAAGACAATCGAGGGTAAGGCCGTGCAAAACAGGGATGCCCTCAAGAATCCCGAAGCGCTTGATTACTATGTGGACTTGAAAGAACTGCAGGAAGACTGA
- a CDS encoding YajD family HNH nuclease, with translation MPRVTYGNKWGRVRTHTVAARPKTTRSVEDVVREIKKGQHDLRGEDYRERALNLYGLICARCGREFDEARRHLLTVHHKDGNHHNNPPDGSNWENLCAYCHEDVHSRSLLGDYLEGASGADECSPVYEDERKETTTSGLGVLGEKLKKAMEKKKTHDDH, from the coding sequence GTGCCGAGGGTAACATACGGGAATAAATGGGGACGGGTCCGTACCCACACCGTGGCCGCAAGGCCCAAGACAACGAGATCAGTGGAGGATGTGGTACGGGAAATCAAGAAAGGGCAACATGACCTGCGAGGGGAAGATTACCGGGAACGGGCGCTGAATCTTTATGGTTTGATATGTGCCCGCTGCGGCAGGGAATTTGACGAAGCCCGTCGGCATTTGCTGACAGTTCACCATAAAGATGGCAACCATCACAACAATCCACCGGACGGGAGCAACTGGGAAAACCTCTGTGCCTACTGCCATGAGGATGTTCATAGCCGATCTCTCCTCGGAGATTATCTGGAAGGGGCGTCCGGGGCAGATGAATGTAGTCCCGTGTATGAAGATGAAAGAAAAGAAACGACTACATCTGGTCTGGGAGTTTTAGGAGAGAAATTGAAAAAAGCTATGGAAAAGAAAAAAACCCACGATGATCATTGA
- a CDS encoding cytoplasmic protein, producing MRGETYRDFDATELFCPKCRRAVPVRKRLLLILSNGDKYDYMCAFCGTSVGDKMVSQQDNLRVIIK from the coding sequence ATGAGAGGGGAAACTTATAGAGATTTTGACGCCACAGAACTTTTCTGCCCGAAGTGCAGAAGGGCTGTCCCGGTAAGAAAGAGACTCCTCCTCATCCTGTCCAATGGCGATAAATACGACTACATGTGTGCCTTCTGCGGAACGTCGGTGGGAGACAAAATGGTTTCCCAGCAGGACAATCTGAGGGTGATCATAAAGTAA
- a CDS encoding YtxH domain-containing protein: MSSRSGDFIKGLLIGGLVGAIAGILYAPKSGKETREDIGRKAEEIMAKTKEEYERALERSKKAYETAAKHAKELQLSAKEKVEKIGTKASELAERGKESFQDSKGRLKKAVDAGMEAFKEEKEKMS, from the coding sequence ATGTCCAGCAGAAGCGGCGATTTTATCAAGGGTTTGCTAATAGGTGGATTGGTTGGCGCTATTGCAGGTATCCTCTATGCTCCTAAGAGCGGAAAGGAAACACGCGAGGATATCGGCAGAAAAGCCGAGGAGATAATGGCAAAGACAAAAGAGGAATATGAGCGGGCGCTGGAAAGGAGTAAAAAGGCCTACGAAACAGCCGCCAAGCACGCAAAGGAGTTGCAGCTATCGGCAAAAGAAAAGGTGGAAAAAATAGGAACTAAGGCGAGCGAACTTGCTGAACGTGGGAAAGAATCGTTTCAGGATAGCAAAGGTCGGCTAAAGAAGGCGGTTGATGCCGGAATGGAAGCCTTTAAAGAGGAGAAAGAAAAGATGTCATAG
- the folE2 gene encoding GTP cyclohydrolase FolE2, giving the protein MIDIQNEKDERNIAITKVGVKGIKYPVVVLDRVQGTQPVNATINMYVNLPHHFKGTHMSRFVEILNETRGQINIKTFHIILERVREKLRAESAHMEIEFPYFVEKTAPVSEAKSLMEYRCSFWGKNHESKTDLMIGVVVPVTTVCPCSREISNCGAHNQRSMVTVKVRFKKFFWIEDLIKLVEDSASGEVYSLLKRVDEKYVTEKGYENPMFVEDVVRNVAEKLKGDGNFTWYSVEAENFESIHNHSAYAYVEKE; this is encoded by the coding sequence ATGATTGATATTCAAAACGAGAAGGATGAGAGAAACATCGCCATCACAAAGGTTGGCGTTAAGGGGATCAAATATCCCGTCGTTGTCCTTGACCGTGTACAGGGCACGCAACCGGTAAACGCCACGATCAATATGTATGTTAATCTTCCCCATCACTTCAAGGGGACGCACATGAGTCGGTTTGTGGAAATCTTAAACGAGACACGGGGACAGATCAATATCAAGACCTTCCATATCATCCTGGAGAGGGTGAGAGAGAAACTACGAGCGGAATCGGCGCACATGGAGATTGAATTTCCCTACTTCGTTGAGAAAACCGCCCCCGTGTCGGAGGCCAAAAGTCTTATGGAGTATCGGTGTTCATTCTGGGGAAAGAATCACGAGAGCAAGACCGATCTTATGATCGGAGTGGTGGTGCCGGTCACTACCGTTTGCCCTTGTTCCCGGGAGATCAGCAACTGTGGTGCTCATAACCAACGAAGCATGGTAACGGTAAAGGTGAGATTCAAAAAGTTTTTCTGGATAGAGGATCTTATCAAGCTGGTGGAAGATTCGGCAAGTGGCGAGGTCTATTCCCTTTTAAAAAGGGTGGATGAGAAATATGTCACGGAAAAGGGATACGAAAATCCCATGTTTGTGGAGGATGTGGTAAGAAATGTGGCGGAAAAGTTGAAGGGGGATGGTAATTTTACCTGGTACAGTGTGGAGGCGGAGAATTTTGAGAGTATCCACAACCACAGCGCTTATGCCTATGTAGAGAAAGAATGA
- a CDS encoding acyl-CoA dehydrogenase family protein → MPFEVTHEQEIARKIAQEFAEREIIPYRDRLREEDEDFLQQLNKKEAEAGFHLALVPRQEGGTGLGYVGNAIVTEELFAAYPIMYASMCRGFAYVFAKATGGEVKEKWMPRFLKGEAQASPFINEAQGGSDVLNYTTTARKEGDHWVINGRKCFIGAGHRADFGMVLAKTGDPKDPATRGIRSLSAFIVEKDMPGYKVERVEESMAGRDSASIRFDNVRVPESYLVPPGVGHGLTPVFMAVWDVGRLGISAGLTGCILGCCRCSVRFAKERVLFGKPIYNLQAIRHRIAEMYVDLAAARSLTYRCAWLRDKGLGSRLEQSAAKYFATQAAVRASLHAVHIHGGAGDMVEYMPQAYYRMAPLLIAAGGTDEIMKDTVGEAAVSGANPVMGARGAEESGFYIM, encoded by the coding sequence ATGCCATTCGAAGTGACCCATGAGCAGGAGATAGCGCGGAAGATAGCCCAGGAATTTGCCGAACGTGAGATTATCCCTTACAGGGATAGGCTGAGAGAAGAGGATGAGGATTTTTTGCAGCAATTAAATAAGAAAGAGGCAGAAGCAGGTTTCCATCTTGCCTTGGTCCCCCGACAGGAGGGGGGAACAGGTCTGGGGTATGTAGGAAACGCGATAGTGACTGAAGAGTTGTTTGCTGCGTACCCTATCATGTATGCATCCATGTGTCGAGGGTTTGCCTATGTATTTGCCAAGGCCACCGGGGGAGAAGTAAAAGAGAAATGGATGCCGCGGTTCCTTAAAGGTGAGGCACAGGCTTCCCCGTTTATTAATGAAGCCCAGGGTGGTTCTGATGTACTGAATTACACTACCACGGCCCGCAAAGAGGGTGACCACTGGGTCATAAATGGGAGGAAATGCTTCATCGGCGCAGGTCACAGGGCTGACTTCGGCATGGTGCTGGCGAAAACCGGTGACCCGAAGGATCCGGCCACACGGGGGATACGTTCGCTCTCCGCCTTTATCGTGGAGAAGGATATGCCCGGGTATAAGGTGGAACGTGTGGAAGAATCAATGGCGGGGCGTGACTCCGCATCAATCAGATTTGATAACGTCAGGGTCCCTGAGAGTTATTTAGTGCCGCCGGGAGTTGGCCATGGGCTGACACCTGTGTTCATGGCGGTCTGGGATGTGGGGAGGCTGGGTATCTCTGCCGGTCTTACGGGATGTATCCTGGGCTGTTGTCGCTGTTCGGTGAGATTTGCCAAGGAAAGGGTTCTCTTCGGCAAGCCAATCTATAATTTACAGGCTATCAGGCATCGTATTGCCGAGATGTACGTTGACTTAGCAGCAGCACGTTCTCTAACCTACCGGTGTGCCTGGTTGCGGGATAAGGGATTGGGTTCCAGGCTTGAGCAGTCGGCGGCCAAGTACTTTGCCACCCAGGCCGCAGTGAGAGCCTCCCTCCATGCCGTCCATATCCATGGTGGTGCTGGCGATATGGTGGAGTATATGCCCCAGGCATATTATAGAATGGCACCCCTTTTGATCGCTGCTGGGGGCACCGATGAAATTATGAAGGATACCGTTGGTGAGGCGGCGGTCAGTGGAGCTAATCCCGTTATGGGAGCCAGAGGAGCTGAAGAAAGCGGATTTTACATTATGTAA
- a CDS encoding electron transfer flavoprotein subunit beta/FixA family protein, with product MKPINSVVCMKPVPDQRFWDKVSLDKKTKTLRRAGIPIALGPLDKNALEEALRIREARGGKVTAISMGPPGTEEILEWAIVLGADEAVLLSDPAFAGADTLATAYALAWGIKKLGGADIVFLGNESLDGSTGQVGPQVAEFLNMPHVTHVSRIELVDDDTLRARFHIEYGFIDVEVKKPVVLAVEKGINEPRCPTLWGTVWLRERKISRWSADEIGVDKTKIGLSGSPTQVSDVTTIELKRKGEILKGEPSDVARQLVQKLRAENVLPKG from the coding sequence ATGAAGCCAATAAATTCTGTTGTATGTATGAAACCGGTTCCAGATCAGAGATTTTGGGATAAAGTCAGTCTTGACAAGAAGACTAAAACCCTTCGCCGTGCCGGGATTCCCATTGCCCTGGGTCCATTGGATAAAAATGCCTTGGAAGAGGCCCTGCGTATCAGAGAGGCGAGAGGTGGAAAGGTAACGGCGATAAGCATGGGGCCTCCTGGCACCGAGGAAATCCTGGAGTGGGCGATAGTTCTTGGCGCTGATGAGGCGGTTCTTCTCAGTGATCCGGCTTTTGCCGGAGCAGATACCCTGGCTACCGCTTATGCCCTTGCCTGGGGGATAAAGAAGTTAGGAGGCGCCGACATTGTCTTCTTAGGAAACGAAAGTCTGGATGGAAGCACCGGGCAGGTCGGCCCTCAGGTGGCTGAGTTTCTGAACATGCCGCATGTTACCCATGTAAGCAGGATTGAGTTAGTTGACGATGATACCTTAAGGGCCAGGTTCCACATTGAGTATGGTTTTATAGATGTGGAAGTAAAGAAGCCTGTGGTGCTTGCCGTGGAGAAGGGAATAAATGAGCCGCGTTGTCCCACTTTATGGGGGACAGTATGGCTCCGGGAGAGGAAAATAAGCCGCTGGTCGGCGGACGAGATTGGAGTGGATAAAACAAAAATAGGACTTTCCGGCTCCCCCACGCAGGTATCCGATGTGACCACGATTGAGTTGAAGCGGAAAGGTGAGATATTGAAGGGGGAACCTTCCGATGTTGCCAGACAGTTGGTACAAAAGCTGCGGGCTGAGAATGTACTACCCAAAGGATAA
- a CDS encoding NAD(+) synthase: MSKTEATETEQFFNLYHHGFIRVAVCIPEVKVADTSFNAAATLRLAGEAAADHAILALFPEMGISAYSNEDLFHQDALLTGVLDALDHIVRATRELNLILVIGAPLQVDCRLFNCGIVLYRGRILGVAVKTYLPNYREFYEGRQFSPAEEALSKTVALCGQEGIPFGTDIIFAVGNIKNFRFFIEICEDAWAPIPPSSFAALAGATIIGNLSASNITVGKSEYRHSLVANQSARCLSAYLYAAAGPGESTTDLAWDGHAMIYENGNLLAESERFLQKPQVIYADVDLDRLAQDRMRLTSFGQNARTHRERLLGFRRVSFSVDLPEERLLLTRERPRFPYVPVDPTRRDQRCYEAYNIQVQGLTQRLKSSGIPNVVLGISGGLDSTQALIVATRAMDLLNLPRANVKAYTMPGFATTDKTYTNARRLMETLGVEANELDIRPACMQMLKDIGHPYAAGEKLYDVTFENVQAGERTSHLFRIANMRSALVVGTGDLSELALGWCTYGVGDHMSHYNVNVSVPKTLIQHLIRWVAKSGQFSPETSGILLDILATEISPELIPGRDGDQPAQKTEAVIGPYELQDFNNFYTTRFGYLPTKIAFMAYCTWGDKTRGLWPDVPEEKRHEYTIGEIKRWLKIYLLRFFKLSQYKRSCVPNGPKVGSGGSLSPRGDYRAPSDSEATVWLENAEEIPEV, from the coding sequence ATGAGTAAAACGGAAGCAACCGAGACAGAACAATTCTTTAATCTCTACCATCACGGATTCATCAGGGTGGCCGTCTGCATCCCCGAGGTGAAGGTAGCGGATACGTCTTTTAATGCCGCAGCTACGTTGAGACTGGCCGGGGAGGCTGCCGCCGACCATGCCATCCTTGCCCTCTTTCCGGAGATGGGGATCTCGGCCTATTCCAACGAAGATCTGTTTCACCAGGACGCCCTTCTTACAGGTGTCCTCGATGCCCTTGACCATATAGTCAGGGCGACCAGGGAACTAAATCTGATCCTGGTCATCGGCGCACCGTTACAGGTTGACTGCCGCCTCTTCAATTGCGGTATCGTTCTCTACCGGGGCCGTATCCTCGGTGTTGCCGTCAAAACCTATCTCCCCAACTACCGTGAATTCTATGAGGGACGTCAGTTCAGCCCTGCCGAAGAGGCCCTGTCAAAAACGGTTGCTCTTTGCGGACAGGAGGGCATTCCCTTCGGCACTGACATCATCTTTGCTGTGGGGAATATAAAAAATTTCCGGTTTTTTATCGAGATCTGCGAAGATGCCTGGGCGCCCATCCCCCCTTCGAGTTTTGCCGCTCTGGCGGGGGCAACGATCATCGGGAACCTTTCTGCATCCAATATTACCGTGGGAAAGTCAGAGTATCGTCACAGCTTAGTTGCCAACCAGTCTGCCCGCTGCTTATCGGCATACCTCTATGCCGCCGCCGGTCCGGGCGAATCCACTACTGATCTGGCTTGGGATGGTCATGCCATGATCTACGAAAACGGCAACCTCCTTGCAGAATCGGAGCGATTCCTGCAGAAACCCCAGGTGATCTATGCGGACGTGGACCTGGATCGTCTTGCCCAGGACAGGATGCGTCTGACCAGCTTTGGCCAGAATGCCCGCACCCACAGGGAGAGGCTGCTGGGCTTTCGGAGAGTTTCGTTTTCCGTTGATCTTCCTGAAGAACGGCTACTGCTCACCCGAGAACGCCCCCGTTTTCCCTATGTTCCCGTAGATCCCACCAGAAGGGACCAGCGTTGCTACGAGGCTTACAATATCCAGGTCCAGGGACTGACCCAGAGGTTGAAATCATCCGGCATACCAAACGTGGTACTCGGTATCTCAGGAGGACTGGACTCCACACAGGCCCTTATCGTTGCCACCCGGGCGATGGACCTCCTGAATCTACCGAGGGCCAACGTGAAGGCCTACACCATGCCCGGTTTCGCGACGACAGACAAAACCTACACCAATGCCCGGAGATTGATGGAGACCCTCGGTGTGGAGGCCAATGAACTCGACATCAGGCCGGCTTGCATGCAGATGCTCAAAGATATCGGTCACCCCTATGCGGCAGGTGAAAAACTCTATGATGTTACCTTCGAAAATGTCCAGGCGGGAGAACGCACCTCTCACCTGTTCCGGATTGCCAATATGAGAAGTGCCCTCGTCGTCGGCACCGGAGACTTAAGCGAACTGGCCCTCGGCTGGTGTACCTATGGCGTTGGTGACCACATGTCCCACTACAACGTCAATGTTAGCGTACCCAAGACACTGATCCAGCATCTGATCCGGTGGGTCGCTAAATCGGGGCAATTTTCGCCGGAGACGTCCGGGATTCTCCTCGACATCCTCGCCACGGAGATCAGCCCGGAGTTGATCCCGGGAAGAGATGGTGACCAGCCCGCTCAGAAGACCGAAGCGGTCATCGGCCCCTATGAGTTGCAGGACTTCAACAATTTCTATACCACGCGTTTTGGCTATCTTCCCACCAAGATTGCCTTTATGGCCTACTGTACGTGGGGAGATAAGACCCGTGGCCTCTGGCCGGATGTGCCGGAAGAGAAAAGACATGAATACACCATCGGAGAGATCAAGCGCTGGCTTAAGATTTATCTCCTTCGTTTCTTTAAACTCAGCCAGTACAAGCGTTCTTGCGTTCCCAACGGTCCGAAGGTCGGCTCGGGAGGTTCCCTCTCACCGCGAGGTGATTACAGGGCCCCGAGTGATAGCGAGGCCACGGTCTGGCTGGAAAATGCAGAGGAGATACCGGAAGTATAG
- the mce gene encoding methylmalonyl-CoA epimerase, with protein sequence MKIGRIEHLGIAIKDIEKGISLYRDVLGLTATPITRKEEMGAAMAFVEIGESSFELMSPMEEPPAGTVGDIMRKFIDKTGEGIHHVAVAVDNIEAALKELEQKGIALIDKAPRPGAHGKIAFIHPKSTYGILIELCEPYHHH encoded by the coding sequence GTGAAAATCGGGAGGATAGAGCATTTGGGTATTGCCATAAAGGATATAGAGAAAGGTATCTCTCTTTACAGGGATGTACTCGGCCTTACGGCGACACCCATCACCAGGAAAGAAGAGATGGGAGCGGCAATGGCCTTTGTGGAGATTGGGGAAAGTTCGTTTGAGTTGATGTCGCCCATGGAAGAGCCGCCTGCGGGAACTGTGGGGGATATTATGCGTAAGTTTATCGATAAGACCGGGGAAGGAATACATCACGTAGCTGTGGCCGTGGATAATATCGAGGCGGCGTTAAAGGAACTGGAGCAAAAGGGTATCGCGCTGATTGATAAGGCGCCACGTCCCGGCGCCCATGGGAAGATAGCATTTATCCATCCTAAATCTACCTATGGGATATTGATTGAGTTGTGTGAACCTTACCACCATCATTAA
- the queD gene encoding 6-carboxytetrahydropterin synthase QueD — protein MYEVTIKKSFSAAHTLKEIGGRCEELHGHNFVVEVSVTAPELNRQGLAIDFRVLKRWTEEILEMLDHKYLNDIPYFKDLNPSAENIARFIYDRIAEKVHLQEIRVSRVTVWESEDARVSYASEK, from the coding sequence ATGTATGAAGTAACGATAAAAAAATCGTTTTCTGCGGCTCACACCCTGAAGGAAATCGGTGGCAGATGTGAGGAACTCCATGGACATAACTTTGTCGTTGAGGTCTCTGTAACCGCCCCGGAACTGAACCGGCAAGGTCTGGCGATAGACTTCCGGGTATTAAAGAGGTGGACCGAGGAGATACTGGAAATGCTCGATCACAAATATCTCAATGACATCCCGTATTTTAAGGATCTGAACCCCTCAGCGGAAAATATTGCAAGATTTATCTACGACAGAATCGCGGAAAAGGTACATCTTCAGGAAATCAGGGTGTCACGGGTGACCGTGTGGGAATCGGAAGATGCAAGGGTCTCTTACGCCAGTGAGAAGTGA